The Gracilibacillus caseinilyticus genome segment ACGTGACGACATCAAAACATGTGTCATTACGGAAGAAACGGTATCAAAAGAAAATGGCCGACCGAAATTAATCCATGAAGATGGTACGGTACTTGATTTACAATCTCCAAAAGAGAGTGCATAAAGAAAAAAATCCCTTGTTATCGAAACAAGGGATTTTGTATGTTTGCTGTTAATATGATAAAACTAAGCTGGAACATACCTTTTAGATTTACAAAGAAACGAAACTTCTTTAAACTGATAACAATAGATGAGTAAAACCAATGAACTAGGTATTTGTTATTTCATACGCAGGGAAAGAAAGCAGATAAGTGTTGATCGTATCTGCCATTAGACTCGGGTGAATTCCATGTACTTAGAGAAGTAGCTATGATGGAGGTGCCACATGACAGAATCAAACTTTTTACATATTCCACTTTTGCCTTTGAGAGGTCTAATTGTATTTCCAGGTATGGTCATTCATTTAGATGTCGGGAGGGAAAAATCAATAGAATCTTTAGAAAAAGCAATGATGAATGATCAACATATTTTCCTGTCTGCACAGAAAGAAAGTGCGATTGAAGACCCCGACAAAGAGGATATTCAGGTGATTGGAACAGTTGCGAAAGTAAACCAAATGTTAAAATTGCCAAATGGTACAATGCGAGTGCTGGTAGAAGGTTTGTACCGTGCGGAAATCAAAAAATTTATTAATGAAGAAAAACAATTTTTTGTTGAGATAAATCCTTTAGATGACAGCCATCAGAAACCTGCAGAAGAAGATGCTTTACGTAGAGCATTACTCGAGCAATTTGAACATTATTCAAAAGTATCGAAAAAAATCACGAAAGACACAGTAGCCACTGTAATGGATATTGAAGACCCAAGTCGATTTGCTGATATTGTAGCATCTCACATTGCATTAAAAATGTCAGACAAACAAGATGTTTTGGAAACTAGAGATGTGGCCAAACGCTTGCGGAAGTTATTAGAGATTATTTCCAATGAACAGGAAGTATTGGAATTAGAGCGCAAAATAGGTCAGCGGGTTAAAAAATCAATGGAAGAAACGCAAAAAGAATATTATTTGCGGGAACAGATGAAAGCCATCCAAAAAGAATTAGGCGAAAAAGACGGGCGAACTGGCGAGTTACAAGCTTTGCGTGAGAAATTAGAAGAGAAGGCATTACCGGAGCGAATTCAGGAAGTAGTCGAAAAAGAATTAAATCGCTACGAACGTGTGCCGCAAAGCTCTGCGGAAAGCTCTGTTATCCGTAATTATATTGATTGGTTATTAACATTGCCGTGGCAGGAAGAAACAGAAGATAATCTTAATATTCACCATGCGGAAGATGTGTTGAATGCTGATCATTATGGATTAGAAAAAGTGAAAGAACGTGTATTGGAATATCTTGCTGTACAACAGTTAACTAATTCATTAAAAGGACCAATTCTTTGTTTAGTCGGCCCTCCCGGTGTAGGTAAAACGTCACTGGCAAGATCGGTTGCCAGAGCAATTGATCGTCATTTTGTTCGTATCTCACTTGGTGGTGTAAGGGACGAAGCGGAAATTCGTGGTCATCGCCGTACATATGTGGGGGCGATGCCAGGCAGAATAATTCAAGGTATGAAAAAAGCAGAAACGATAAATCCAGTATTCTTATTAGATGAAATTGATAAGATGTCAAACGATTTTCGAGGTGATCCATCTTCAGCGATGCTGGAAGTATTAGATCCAGAACAGAACAATACGTACAGTGACCATTACCTGGAGGAAACGTATGATTTATCGAAGGTAATGTTTATTGCAACAGCTAACAATTTAGCCACAGTTCCACGTCCATTGCTGGATCGTATGGAAGTCATTTCAATTGCCGGATATACAGAGTTGGAGAAGTTAAATATTGCCAAACAACACTTGTTGCCAAAACAATTGAAAGAAAATGGTCTCAAAAAAGGGCACCTGCAAATTCGGGATGAAGCTTTAATCAAGCTCATCAGAGTGTACACGCGAGAAGCGGGAGTGCGTGGATTAGAAAGACAGCTTGCATCCGTTTGCCGTAAAGCAGCTAAAATTATTGTTTCCTCGGAGAAACAACGTGTCATCGTAACCGAGAAACAATTAGAGAATATTCTTGGTAAGCCAATATTCCGTTACGGATTAATGGAATCAGAAAATCAAGTCGGTGCTGCCACAGGACTAGCTTACACTGCGGCTGGTGGAGACATATTGTCGATTGAGGTCAGCCTTGCAAAAGGAAAAGGGAAGTTAACCTTAACAGGTAAGTTAGGGGATGTAATGAAGGAATCTGCGCAAGCAGCTTTCAGCTATATTCGATCACGTGCATCAGAATTGAAAATTGAACCTGATTTTCATCAAAACTTTGATATTCATATCCATGTTCCTGAAGGTGCAACGCCGAAAGATGGTCCATCTGCAGGTATTACAATGGCAACGGCTTTAATTTCTGCATTAACAGGCAGACCGGTTCGGAAAGAAGTGGGGATGACCGGTGAGATTACATTGCGTGGCAGAGTGTTGCCGATCGGTGGTCTGAAAGAGAAAACATTAAGTGCG includes the following:
- the lon gene encoding endopeptidase La, translating into MTESNFLHIPLLPLRGLIVFPGMVIHLDVGREKSIESLEKAMMNDQHIFLSAQKESAIEDPDKEDIQVIGTVAKVNQMLKLPNGTMRVLVEGLYRAEIKKFINEEKQFFVEINPLDDSHQKPAEEDALRRALLEQFEHYSKVSKKITKDTVATVMDIEDPSRFADIVASHIALKMSDKQDVLETRDVAKRLRKLLEIISNEQEVLELERKIGQRVKKSMEETQKEYYLREQMKAIQKELGEKDGRTGELQALREKLEEKALPERIQEVVEKELNRYERVPQSSAESSVIRNYIDWLLTLPWQEETEDNLNIHHAEDVLNADHYGLEKVKERVLEYLAVQQLTNSLKGPILCLVGPPGVGKTSLARSVARAIDRHFVRISLGGVRDEAEIRGHRRTYVGAMPGRIIQGMKKAETINPVFLLDEIDKMSNDFRGDPSSAMLEVLDPEQNNTYSDHYLEETYDLSKVMFIATANNLATVPRPLLDRMEVISIAGYTELEKLNIAKQHLLPKQLKENGLKKGHLQIRDEALIKLIRVYTREAGVRGLERQLASVCRKAAKIIVSSEKQRVIVTEKQLENILGKPIFRYGLMESENQVGAATGLAYTAAGGDILSIEVSLAKGKGKLTLTGKLGDVMKESAQAAFSYIRSRASELKIEPDFHQNFDIHIHVPEGATPKDGPSAGITMATALISALTGRPVRKEVGMTGEITLRGRVLPIGGLKEKTLSAHRAGITTIIMPADNRKDLEDIPDSVREGLTFIPVDHLDTVLEYALLEEKDESK